In Vibrio echinoideorum, the following proteins share a genomic window:
- a CDS encoding ABC transporter transmembrane domain-containing protein, with protein MQTEQFSQKINMADKCYLTFSTIISTLFGLVLPFSILIIFDRVLPNQAQDTLFLLFAIILISIFLDYHLKSQEEKISSVIMRQFETNLTNKVFQSICLAEISKFRRLEPGEYLERISTIPELKTFFGGESVRALINLAVSIITILIIGLINIWAGVTLLIASAILAIFAWSLSKQKIDSLQNKSDIEGLTTSKIIEIISSPLDIKARNMEYRVESLMTQMVEEREVENIKYEQIESNFGLILALIQQLSIACVVVVLATAVINMESSQGIMAAIIMLTNRYFAPYQQVMRTASRWELNKLHIQRIAELLELAASVEHQHETTEVERISIKYSDKQRIEFELGQAYLLTGKSGAGKTHLANCITRQNNDSKLEIMINDTRLDDVNYNVWRNSVLMVDKTSSFVEGSIIDNLTCFRPSLNNTAFALCETMNIKAQIDALPAGFYTEIKGHMRNPFSRQVGYALLLVRALLASKRVLIFDDIDCVFDDEFARVVLTSTAYRANDKILIIASNKMDKLNHRLKRVKLTGGE; from the coding sequence ATGCAAACTGAGCAATTTTCTCAAAAAATCAACATGGCAGATAAATGCTATCTGACTTTCTCGACAATCATTTCAACACTATTTGGTTTGGTGCTGCCCTTCTCGATTCTGATCATTTTCGACCGAGTCTTGCCCAACCAAGCACAAGACACGTTGTTCTTGTTGTTCGCGATTATCTTGATTTCCATCTTCCTCGACTACCATCTGAAAAGTCAGGAAGAGAAGATTTCTTCCGTAATCATGAGACAGTTTGAGACTAACTTAACCAACAAGGTCTTCCAATCCATTTGTTTGGCTGAAATTTCTAAATTTCGCCGCTTAGAACCAGGTGAATACCTAGAACGAATCTCAACCATTCCCGAACTTAAAACCTTTTTTGGTGGAGAATCGGTTCGAGCCTTAATCAACCTTGCCGTCAGCATAATAACCATCCTCATCATCGGTCTGATCAACATATGGGCTGGCGTTACGCTTTTGATTGCCTCGGCTATCTTAGCTATTTTCGCTTGGAGCCTATCTAAACAAAAGATTGATAGCCTACAAAACAAGTCTGATATTGAAGGTTTAACTACCTCTAAAATCATTGAAATCATCTCTAGCCCACTTGATATTAAAGCGCGAAACATGGAATACCGAGTTGAAAGTTTGATGACACAAATGGTCGAAGAGCGTGAAGTTGAGAACATCAAATATGAACAAATTGAATCGAATTTTGGTTTGATCTTGGCGCTGATACAACAACTCTCGATTGCTTGTGTGGTTGTGGTTTTAGCAACCGCGGTTATCAACATGGAATCAAGCCAAGGCATCATGGCAGCTATCATTATGCTGACCAACCGTTACTTCGCGCCTTACCAACAAGTAATGCGTACTGCGAGCCGCTGGGAATTAAATAAGCTCCATATACAACGTATCGCGGAACTACTTGAACTGGCAGCCTCTGTTGAGCATCAACATGAGACAACAGAAGTTGAACGTATTTCAATCAAGTACTCTGACAAACAACGTATCGAGTTTGAACTGGGACAAGCCTACCTGCTCACAGGTAAGAGTGGTGCAGGCAAGACACACTTAGCCAACTGTATTACGCGACAAAACAATGATAGCAAACTAGAAATAATGATTAACGACACGCGTCTAGATGATGTTAACTACAACGTGTGGCGTAACAGCGTGCTAATGGTAGATAAAACCAGTTCGTTCGTAGAAGGATCCATTATTGATAATCTGACCTGCTTTCGACCGAGTTTGAATAACACTGCGTTTGCGTTATGTGAAACCATGAACATCAAAGCACAAATAGATGCACTTCCGGCCGGCTTTTACACTGAAATCAAAGGCCATATGCGCAATCCATTCTCGCGCCAAGTCGGTTACGCTTTGTTGTTAGTCCGCGCTCTGCTCGCCAGTAAACGCGTCTTAATATTCGACGACATCGATTGTGTCTTTGATGATGAATTTGCGCGCGTGGTGTTAACCAGTACCGCTTATCGTGCCAATGACAAAATCCTGATTATCGCCAGCAATAAAATGGACAAACTTAACCATCGCCTCAAACGTGTCAAACTTACGGGAGGTGAATAA
- a CDS encoding ATP-binding cassette domain-containing protein codes for MSILVDFNNVPQRVADFESSGYDERYNQSPLIRGLAYTLIALEWEGTPSILSDAFIPKPKDSDSFTATIERLGYRCDVTKLKTLENIDKHPHPCFIEIENLNAIFLGTKDGKLLLFDYTNNNTIEYPMCKKPCLLIAISEYSRLFREPPPESQDRSNWIKYAFYRYNNELKSLIILSFVISILGALQPFFIMSVYNFALTSSSQATLYWLTLFAVIVGFSEYFFKKMRVNIIATSGKDLAVHISQAVISKLLWLPYAMTSTAGVSSQLARLKDIDTFRRLVTAESTLSYFDMPFVIVFIIAIALMSGTAALVVMGGLILMLVFCVYSRYIYSQATSKSSRANAMVSYQWNEILRGIKTIQGLPLLRVVQSRFSASHMQSTSDAENVAVTNSKIQAAGGSLIQVIGTASIVTAVIGVMEGTSDAGAMLATVILVWKALGPIMGIYNSISKFQSIKASSAQINNLMSMNDDKLTLEKSPPIRLFQGSIVGSGVSHRYTGAATGLTNLGFKIPPSAKVVICGPTGCGKTTLISIIAGLEDRYQGAVSVDGYNIKQFNSYRYRTSINYIPFNLHIFEGSLETNFILHNGLIPTDKMQEMVSFFELDEWLPEGLATQLSVDKCKSLPNGIQQKLRLALGLGNCEQSLIIIDEPFNGSENENENENAQYFNRLFTDKLLNKTVIFSTNDPGLIATSNMSLVLESDGNLKYFGLTDKYLNSLS; via the coding sequence ATGAGTATCCTAGTAGACTTCAACAATGTTCCACAGCGCGTAGCAGATTTTGAATCAAGCGGGTATGACGAACGCTACAACCAATCACCTCTGATTCGAGGGTTGGCCTACACCTTAATAGCTCTTGAATGGGAAGGGACTCCTTCTATCCTCAGTGACGCCTTTATTCCAAAACCGAAAGACAGCGATAGTTTTACCGCAACCATAGAACGCCTAGGGTATCGTTGTGATGTCACTAAGCTTAAAACACTCGAGAATATCGATAAGCACCCTCACCCATGCTTTATTGAGATAGAAAACCTTAATGCCATCTTTTTGGGGACCAAAGATGGCAAGTTGCTTTTGTTCGATTACACGAACAACAACACCATTGAATATCCAATGTGTAAGAAGCCCTGCTTACTGATTGCAATTAGTGAATATTCTCGTCTGTTTCGCGAACCCCCACCCGAATCCCAAGATAGAAGTAATTGGATAAAATACGCTTTTTACCGCTACAACAATGAACTCAAAAGCCTAATCATCCTGAGCTTTGTGATCAGTATCTTAGGAGCGTTGCAGCCTTTCTTCATTATGAGCGTGTATAACTTTGCACTCACCTCGAGTTCTCAAGCAACGCTCTATTGGTTGACCTTGTTTGCCGTCATTGTTGGTTTCTCGGAATACTTCTTTAAAAAGATGCGGGTCAACATCATTGCGACCTCCGGTAAAGATCTCGCGGTACACATATCCCAAGCCGTAATATCGAAGCTTCTTTGGCTGCCCTACGCGATGACATCAACCGCTGGGGTTTCATCCCAGTTAGCTCGCTTGAAAGATATCGACACCTTCCGTCGATTAGTGACTGCAGAATCCACCCTAAGCTATTTTGATATGCCATTTGTGATTGTATTCATCATTGCGATTGCTCTGATGTCTGGCACAGCAGCCCTTGTGGTGATGGGCGGCTTAATCTTGATGTTGGTGTTTTGTGTTTACTCACGCTATATCTACTCACAAGCCACATCTAAAAGCTCTCGAGCTAACGCGATGGTGTCTTACCAGTGGAATGAAATTCTTCGTGGCATCAAGACCATTCAAGGCTTGCCTCTACTACGTGTGGTTCAATCTCGCTTTAGCGCTTCGCATATGCAAAGTACCAGTGATGCCGAGAACGTAGCTGTGACAAACAGTAAAATTCAGGCTGCGGGTGGTAGTTTGATTCAAGTGATTGGTACTGCCAGTATCGTGACTGCAGTGATTGGAGTAATGGAAGGCACTTCAGATGCTGGTGCCATGCTCGCGACTGTTATTCTGGTTTGGAAAGCATTAGGACCAATCATGGGCATCTATAACTCAATTTCTAAATTTCAGTCCATCAAGGCTTCATCCGCACAAATAAACAATTTGATGTCGATGAATGACGATAAGCTAACGCTAGAGAAAAGTCCGCCTATTCGCCTGTTCCAAGGCAGTATTGTGGGCAGTGGTGTAAGCCACCGTTACACCGGGGCCGCAACAGGCTTAACCAACCTTGGTTTCAAAATCCCACCCAGTGCAAAAGTGGTCATCTGTGGCCCGACAGGTTGCGGAAAAACAACGCTAATTTCTATCATTGCAGGGTTGGAAGATCGCTATCAAGGCGCAGTGTCCGTCGATGGTTACAACATTAAGCAATTTAACAGTTATCGATATCGTACATCGATTAACTACATCCCTTTTAATCTACACATTTTTGAGGGCTCTTTAGAAACCAACTTCATTCTACACAATGGGCTCATTCCAACAGATAAGATGCAAGAGATGGTGAGCTTCTTCGAGTTAGATGAATGGCTACCAGAAGGCTTAGCAACACAATTAAGCGTGGATAAATGTAAAAGTCTTCCCAACGGAATTCAGCAAAAACTGCGCTTAGCGCTTGGCCTAGGTAACTGTGAGCAATCTCTGATCATCATTGATGAACCCTTCAACGGCTCTGAAAATGAAAATGAAAATGAAAATGCACAGTATTTTAATCGTTTGTTCACCGATAAACTTCTGAATAAAACGGTGATTTTTTCCACCAATGATCCTGGTTTGATCGCCACATCAAACATGAGTTTAGTCTTAGAATCAGACGGGAATTTGAAATATTTTGGCTTAACAGACAAATACTTAAACAGTTTGAGTTAA